The Laspinema palackyanum D2c genome segment TGGAAAATACTATTTTATTACCGGAAGATTTGAAGGATAATTTAAGGCAACAATTTAAGCGGTTATCAAAAATGGAAATAGAGGTTATTTCCCGGTTAGCCCAAGAAGAAAAACCCGTCACTTTGGCTAGGTTGCTAGAAGATAATAATATTTCCCCGTCAGAGGTACTGAATGCCCTGCAATCTTTAACCCGGCGTTGTTTAATTGAAAAAAACGAAAAATCTTATCTGCTACCCCCTCTATTGCAGCATTACGCGATTTCTTCCATGACTACTGACGGTGATTAAATGAATGATTTGGAGAATAACACTGCTGCCGATACAACGATGAGACCTCTTGGAAACTACGGGATTGCTCCCCCCCAATGAAAATTGATAATCTAGTCATCCATAACTTTAAAAAATTCTCAGACTATAGCCTCCAACTTCATCCCCAGTTTACCCTACTCATTGGCGACAATGGGACTGGTAAAACCAGTCTATTGGATGCGTTAGCTATTGCGGCGGGGGTATGGCTGGTGAATCCACCGGATAGCACTCTATCTAACAGTAAACGGAATATTTTACCCGGGGAGATTCGGATAGAAGCAGTAGAAACAGCCGGAGTTACCCAATTTATTGAACATAAACCTGTTGAAATTAAAGCCAGGGGCTATATTGATAATTCTCCCTATCAATGGTGTAGGAAAATCAATTTAAACGGTTCTCGAACGTCGAACACAGAGGCTAAAGAAATCATTGATTTTATTAGCGTTCTTTTTAAGAAAGACAAATTAGGAGAAATGATTTGGTTCCCAGTGATTGGTTATTATGGAGCGGGTCGAACTTGGCTGCCTTCTAATGCTAATCGCAAAACCGCTAAATTGGAGCAAGGGATAAACCGCAGATGGGATGCGTTTTATGATTGCTTTGAAGAACGAATTCGACTGGCAGACTTACAAACTTGGTTTCAGAAAGAGGCGATCGCAGCTCTCCAACGCAGCGGAAAAATGCGCCCAAGCTATGATGTAGTTAAATGGGCCATTTTACGCTGTATTCCGGGAGGTGATGACCTCTGGTTTGATGGCGATCGCGCCGAAGTCGTCGTTTCTTTGGAACATCAACCCATCCCCTTCAGTAACCTCAGTGCAGGGCAAAAAATGATGGTTGCTCTAATTGCAGATATTGCAATCAAAGTCGTCAATCAAAATACTAAATTCTTGCCCGAAGTCGTTGAACCCAATCCTGAAATTATACCCGATATTCTACAACAAACACCGGGGTTAGTCCTGATTGATGAGATTGATGTTCATCTACACCCTAAATGGCAGAGGAGGGTCGTCAATGACCTCAAAACTACCTTTCCATCCATTCAATTTGTTTGTACCACCCACTCCCCCCAAGTCATTGGTCAAATTGAACCGGAATGCCTGCGGATTCTCTATGAAGATAATTCAGGAAAAATCTGTACCATTACCCCTAAGCAAGGGTTAGGGATGGATAGCTCATGGATTTTACAAAATCTGATGGGAGCCTCAGCCAGAGATATTAAAATTGAAGAGGATTTAGAGCAAATATTTGATACAATTAATGCCGAAAACTATTCTCAAGCTAGAGAACTGATTCAAACCCTCACCGAAAAAGTGGGTGATTTTCCTGAACTACAAGAAGCTACTTCATTTTTAGATAGACTGGAACTTTTACAGGACTATGAAAAGGATTAGAAAAACCCATCCCCCTAGAGAATTTTTAGAGTGGCTCAAGGAAAATGAAGGGTTAGACTGTAGTTATGCAGCACTCCAAGGAAAAGAAGCACATACGGTTTTAAAAACTCATCTGTTAAGAGAACAGGGATTTCTTTGTGCCTATACAGGAGTCAGTATATCCGAGGACGATTCTCATATTGAGCATATTAAGCCTCAATCAGTTTGTAGAACAGTCCCCAATTCAGGAAAGACTTATTTAGAGGATGTTGAATACCGCAATATGGTCGCTTGTTTCCCACAAGATGGCGGGGATGTCTCTCATGGTTATGGTGCGCCAATCAAAGGAGGATGGTGGAATGAGGAGCAATTTATTTCACCCTGCCAAGAAGATTGTGAAAGAAGATTTATCTATGGATGGCGTGGGAAAGTTTCTCCCTCTCAGGAGAATGACACGGCTGCTAATACAACGATTGACATCCTAGAATTAAATGCTAAGTCGTTACAAACAAGGCGTTATCGAGCAATTGTGGGTTTCTTTGGCTTTAGCAGTAAACGCAACACGAAGGAGCTAAGTCAACGAGAGGCTAAAGCGCTATTAACAATGATTGGCAAGCCGGATTCAACAGGAAAACTTCGGGAATTTTGCTTTGTTTTTGAGCAACTTTTGCCCAAATATATCAAGTAAGAATTTACCCCTTGTGCTGTGCCGTAAAATCAACAGATTATAACTTCACCAAGGCAAGCGCGTTCCGTCCCAGGAGAAAAACTCACCTGTATCGGTTTGTTTTAGGTTTTCTAAAACAGTCCAGAGTTGAGAGACGGTTTTTTCTATGGAGAACAATTTTTCGGGGGGAACGTTGCGCTGGAAGGGTTTGGATAAGCGGGTGTCGGTGGTGCCGGGATGGAGGGTGATGACGATCGCCTTTGCACCTTTGCGGGGATATTCGATCGCCACGGTTCGCATGAGCATATTTAAGGCAGCTTTTGAGGCGCGATATCCATACCAACCGCCGAGTTGATTGTCGCCGATGCTGCCAACTTTGGCGGAAATGGTGACGAAAATACTGCGCTGATTATGTTGGAATAGCGGGAGTAAGTGTTTGGCTAATAAGACGGCACCGATGCTATTGACTTGAAAATACCGCATTAAGTTTTCTGAGTTGATTTGCCTCAAACTTTTTTCCGGTTGCAGGGTGGAATCATGTAACAGTCCGACACAATTAATGACGAAATGGAGGGAATCACTGTGTGCTTGAATTTGCCCAGTTACTTCTTGAATTTGTGCTTCGCTGGTGATATCTAGGGGTAAGCAAATTAGCCGATCGCCATGTTGGCGACTCAGGGTTAATAATTCGCTGGCAGAGTCAGAATGGCGATAGGTGGCAAAAACGGTAGAAATACTCGGGGTTTCTAAGCATTTTTTCACAAATCCCAGTCCGATTCCTTGACTGGCACCGATGATGAATGCGTTCTCGGATTGATTCATAGTTGAGTTCATGGGATGGATAGGATTAGTATTGAAGCGCCACTCGTAGGAGAAATTTGTTCTCGCTTTGGGACCAAATAGGGGTTTGACAGTCTCTAGTTTTCACCCTGAAGGCTCATTCATGCATTCAGAACGGAGGGTGGCCCTTGGAAGGCGGATGGGGGGAATATATCCGAATGTCTTGACAATTGGGCTCGGGACTCTGAACTCGTTTTGAGATGGAATGACCCCGGACCCATCTGGAATTGCCGATCGCCCTCTGGGTGATCCCCGGTGCAACAGGTTGAGAGCAACAAATATCTCTGGGGCAGAGGTGGGCAAGATAAACTAAAGAAGAATGCCCAATATCTGGGGGTTTGGGTTAGAGTTGAGACACCGTTGGGCAGATTGTCTAGAGAAGGTCTGCGATCGCCTCAGCACGATGCGAAAGCAGTCAGGTTATTCTAGTAATTACTCCGATGAGAACACCAATTTTTCTATGAGGACTCGATTTCACAGTGGGACTCTTGGTAACTCCCCTGTTCATCCCCGATTTTGCCGCGCAATCTCGGAAAAAATATAATCATGATTGAGTCTACAAGTTGTTATTTTCAAGGGCTTGATCAAGGTCCTAGGGTATTAAAGATAGGGACTTGTGGACAGGTGACCGTTAATGGTAGTTTAAATAAGAGGTAGAAAAAAATCAAATGAGCGAATTAAGTTGCTACGAACAGTTAGGAGTCTCAGAAAACGCTTCGTTTGAGGAAATCCAAGAAGCCCGCACTCGCATGAGCGCACTGCATAGTGGCGATCGCAAACAAGTTGATCTCATTGAAGCGGCTTATGATGAAATTCTGATGCAGCGTCTACGGCAGCGTCAAGAGGGCAAAATTAAAGTCCCGGAACGAATTCGCTTTGCTGAACGGGAAGTCCGCACCATGCCGACTGCACCCCCCACTCCCACAAAAGAGGCTCCAGCCTGGTTACAAGGATTCTTAGATACACCCTCTCGGTCTGATATTGTATGGCCCGCAGGTGGTTTTTTTGCGTTGAGTCTTCTGAGTTTATTGCAACCGGCTTCTGCACCTTTAGCATTAGCGCTGGGTGTTGGCGTCGGTCTTTATTTTCTCAATCGTAAAGAAAAGAAATTCGGTCGTGCTTTAGCGATCACCGTGGTTGCCTTACTCGGGGGATTGCTGATTGGTGCCCCCCTAGCCACTTGGTTAACCAGTGTGGGTGTGCTGTTCCCGGCAGATGGTTTAGCTGCCAGTTTTACCTTTTTTGTATTGTGGTTGGTTAGTAGCTTTTTACGTTAATTTACTCAGCTTCAATACCAAAATAAAAAAGGGTAAAGAATTGAATTCTTTACCCTTTTTTTTAATGCTTTGAAATGGGTATCAGGAGCAGCCATCTAACCCACGATGGAGACAACTGCACCTGATTCAGTCTTTACCTATTCCGCCGTTTGAGGCAGGAGTTCACGCTGTTCACCGGGTCGGACAATCACTTGACCTTCTTCCCCGATGTCTACGATCGCCGTCTCGCCATCTTTCACTCGACCGGAGAGGATTTCCTCGGCTAAAACGTCTTCTAACAGACGCATAATGGCACGGCGCAGAGGACGCGCACCATAAGCCGGGTTATAACCTTCTTCAATCAACCGTTCTTTAAAGCGATCGGTGACTTGTAAGGTAATTCCCTTCTCGGTTAAACGGCTGAAGACTTCTTTCAGCATGATTTCCGAGATTAACTTCACTTCGTCCTTGACCAATTGACGGAAGACGATAATCTCATCCAGACGGTTGAGGAATTCCGGACGGAAGTAGTTTTTGAGTTCTTCGTTGACCAAGCTGCGAATGCGGTTGTATTGTGCATCGGCTTGGTTTTCCGAGAATTCAAATCCAAGTCCACCGCCACCTTTTTCAATGACTTTAGACCCAATATTCGAGGTCATGATCAGCAAGGTATTTTTGAAGTCTACCGTGCGACCTTTGGCATCGGTGAGGCGTCCGTCTTCTAGGATTTGCAGGAGCATATTGAAGACGTCGGGGTGAGCTTTTTCGATTTCATCGAACAGCACCACGGTGTAGGGACGGCGGCGAACGGCTTCGGTGAGTTGTCCGCCTTCGTTATAACCAACATAACCCGGAGGTGACCCGATGAGTTTGGACACCGTGTGGCGTTCCATGTACTCGGACATATCCAAGCGAATCATCGCTTCTTCTGAACCGAAGAAGTAGGACGCCAGGGCTTTGGTCAGTTCGGTTTTACCAACGCCGGTAGGACCGGAGAAGATAAAGCTGGCGATCGGGCGGTTGGGGTTTTTCAGGCCGACCCGGGCGCGACGAATGGCGCGGGAGACGGCTTTGACGGCTTCTTCTTGACCGATGAGACGCTGATGCAGGGTGTCTTCCATGTGCATCAGTTTCTCGGATTCGGATTCGGTGAGTTTGTTCACCGGAACGCCGGTCCAACTGGCAACGATTTGGGCGATGTCTTCTTCGGTGACGACGGGGGAGAGTTCGCTATCGGTAACGCCGGTTTTTTTGTTACTGGCGATCGAGCGGATTTCGGCTTTAATCTCCATTTCGCGATCGCGCAGTTCTCCAGCACGGTCAAAGTCCTGGGAACGCACGGCATCGTCTTTTTCTTTGAGAACTTGCCGCAGTTCTTTATCCAGTTCTTTGGCGGCAGGAGGCAGTTGGGAGTTAATCAACCGCACCCGAGAACCGGCTTCATCTACCAAGTCGATCGCCTTATCGGGCAAGAAGCGATCGCTGATGTAGCGATCGGACAGTTTGGCGGCAGCTTCCAGGGCTTCATCGGAGATTTTCAGTTTGTGGTGTTGCTCGTAGCGATCGCGCAAACCAAACAGAATTTCAATGGTTTCATCCACCGTCGGTTCTCCCACCATCACCGGCTGGAATCGGCGTTCTAAGGCCGCATCCCGCTCGATATGCTTGCGATACTCATCTAAGGTGGTCGCCCCGATACATTGCAATTCACCCCGGGCTAAAGCCGGTTTTAGGATGTTTGCGGCATCGATCGCCCCTTCGGCTGCACCAGCCCCAATCAGGGTATGGACTTCATCAATGACCAGGATGACGTTCCGCGCCGAGCGGATTTCATCCATAATTTTCTTAAGCCGTTCTTCAAATTCACCCCGATATTTGGTCCCGGCAACCAGTAACCCAATATCTAAGGTGACGACCCGTTTATCTTCGAGGATATCCGGCACATCGTTATTGGCAATCCGTTGGGCCAATCCTTCGGCGATCGCCGTTTTACCAACCCCGGGTTCCCCAATCAGCACCGGGTTATTCTTAGTCCGACGACCCAGAATCTGGATCACCCGTTCAATTTCTTTCTGACGCCCCACCACCGGATCCAGCTTGCCTTCGGCAGCCATTTGGGTCAAGTTAGCCCCAAACTCATCCAGGGTGGGAGTCTTGGTGCGCGCATTGCTGGCTCCAGAAGTCACTTCGGCAGTTTCTCCCAGCATCCTAATCACTTGCGTGCGGACTTTCGAGAGGTCAACCCCGAGGTTTTCCAGAACTCTAGCTGCGACGCCTTCGCCTTCGCGAATCAATCCCAGTAGCAGGTGTTCAGTGCCGATGTAGTTATGGCCGAGTTGACGCGCTTCTTCTAGTGAAAGCTCCAGAACCCGCTTGGCTCTAGGCGTAAATGGAATTTCCACTGCCACGAAACCGGAACCGCGACCAATAATTTTTTCGACTTCAATGCGGGCATCTTTGAGATTAACCCCCATTGACTTGAGCACTTTTGCTGCAACCCCGGTACCTTCTCCGATGAGACCCAGGAGGATCTGTTCGGTACCGACGAAGTTATGTCCCAGGCGGCGTGCTTCCTCCTGGGCCAGCATAATCACTTTAATAGCTTTTTCTGTGAAGCGTTCAAACATGGCTTAATCCCTTTACCGACACATTTGGCGCGTAAGAACCTGCTTTCTCCCCCAACTGAGACAAAACTGCAAGCACCTCGCCCCTCCAGAGTATTCTTTTGGGTGACTTAAGTTGCTGCTAATTTCCTCACAGCTCTGGGTTTCCAGCACCTTCAGAAGCATTCCACCATCTCTGAACCCTTTAATCTCTCTATCCTAGGGGATTTGCCCTTGGGATGAGTTTTGAGTTATACTGTGCGTTTGGGTATCGCAGTGGTAACTCTCGACTCCTGAGAAAAGCAGGGGATTCGGAAGGGGATTCGGAAGGAGGATTTGAAGGCCGAAGCCAGTTGGCTTGGGGTCAATTCCTGCCATCCCTTTGGTACTTTGACCTTTAGCATAGCAAAAGTCTTCCTTTTCGTGCCACCGCTTTTGGATCGGGCAGAAGTTTGGGTGTCCGGGGCACCAGAGGGACCCCAGATAACCCTTCCCGAAGCAAAGGCAGGGCGATTTCATCTCCTATTTCGGTCTTAAAGTCCTTTAATTTTGCTTCCCAAAGACAGCAGCAATGACCAAAATTTTGCCTTGGGGTCACTTTTTTGCGATCGATGAAGACGGCTGTATTCTCAATGATTGCCATGAAGATAAAATTTTGCCCCCCTGGACTTCTTTAGTCAACGAACTTTCCCAGACTTGTCTAGAGGTTTGGTCTTCCCGGTTACAAGGGCTTTATTTGCGGGGGTCAGTGCCTCGCGGCTTGGCAATTTTGAGAAATTCAGATTTAGATAGTTTTGCCATTTTATCCGGGGAAATTACCCCAGAAGATGTCCATCACTCTCGGAACATTTCCCAGACCCTGAAAAGACGTTATTTGTTTTGCAAAAAGGTGGAATTACTGCTCTTTAATCAAACTTGGATGGAAAAAACTCATTCCATTTGGCCGGTTATCATTCAAACCCAAAGTCTGAAAATTGCCGGACCTCATAATTTTTTCTCTGGAAAAAAAGCCCAGCCCGGTCGTGACTTAATCAGTTATAGTTATACTTGGAGTGCCGATTTAGAAAATACATTGAAGCAGTTGGAAGGCTTCTCTCCCCAGTCTTTCCATTTTTCAACTCAAGTTAAACAACAATGTGCTTGGATTGCGCGACGCATGATTCGGGTAGGATTTGAATTAGTAAGCGAACGCGATCAACGTTATACACCGGATTTATATCACTGCTATGAGCGGTTTTCGGCTTATTTTCCTGAAAACCGGGCTGCGATGCGAAAAGCACTAGAACTAGCAATCGAACCTTCTCCCAATCGTCCCGGGTTAATTCTCTTTTTGCGCGGTTTTGGTCGGTGGCTAGAAACGCAAGTCAATCCAGAACTTTAGGGTTCAAGATTGGAAGAAGCCTCTACGAATAAAATTCCCTGAGTGACTAAGCGGGTTAATAGAGGAATCACTTCAGTTTCTACATCTAGGAATGGACACCAATCCGCTAAATCCAGGAGGGTAAACCCCTCGGGGAGAAAGAATTGTTGGACTAAATGAGTGGGAATTCCTTTAATTGTAGCTTGTTTTGCTGCAATGGTAACTTGAGTGTGATTATCGCCGATCGCAACAATTTTTACGGGATGTAACGCCGAGGGTCTAAACCGAGTTTCTAGTCCTTGGTCAAAAATTTGGCTGCCGAGTTGATAAGGGAAAGAAAAAGGAAGAGTAGGGCGATCGCTATAGCTTAAATAGTCTAAGTACCCGGCGATGGTATCGGGATTTTGCAGCAACTCAATGAGGCGATCGCGTAACTGTTCCAAATGCGGTTTTACGGTTGTCATATCTCCTTGCGGTATCACCGGCAAA includes the following:
- a CDS encoding AAA family ATPase, whose protein sequence is MKIDNLVIHNFKKFSDYSLQLHPQFTLLIGDNGTGKTSLLDALAIAAGVWLVNPPDSTLSNSKRNILPGEIRIEAVETAGVTQFIEHKPVEIKARGYIDNSPYQWCRKINLNGSRTSNTEAKEIIDFISVLFKKDKLGEMIWFPVIGYYGAGRTWLPSNANRKTAKLEQGINRRWDAFYDCFEERIRLADLQTWFQKEAIAALQRSGKMRPSYDVVKWAILRCIPGGDDLWFDGDRAEVVVSLEHQPIPFSNLSAGQKMMVALIADIAIKVVNQNTKFLPEVVEPNPEIIPDILQQTPGLVLIDEIDVHLHPKWQRRVVNDLKTTFPSIQFVCTTHSPQVIGQIEPECLRILYEDNSGKICTITPKQGLGMDSSWILQNLMGASARDIKIEEDLEQIFDTINAENYSQARELIQTLTEKVGDFPELQEATSFLDRLELLQDYEKD
- a CDS encoding retron system putative HNH endonuclease, producing MKRIRKTHPPREFLEWLKENEGLDCSYAALQGKEAHTVLKTHLLREQGFLCAYTGVSISEDDSHIEHIKPQSVCRTVPNSGKTYLEDVEYRNMVACFPQDGGDVSHGYGAPIKGGWWNEEQFISPCQEDCERRFIYGWRGKVSPSQENDTAANTTIDILELNAKSLQTRRYRAIVGFFGFSSKRNTKELSQREAKALLTMIGKPDSTGKLREFCFVFEQLLPKYIK
- a CDS encoding SDR family NAD(P)-dependent oxidoreductase, whose translation is MNSTMNQSENAFIIGASQGIGLGFVKKCLETPSISTVFATYRHSDSASELLTLSRQHGDRLICLPLDITSEAQIQEVTGQIQAHSDSLHFVINCVGLLHDSTLQPEKSLRQINSENLMRYFQVNSIGAVLLAKHLLPLFQHNQRSIFVTISAKVGSIGDNQLGGWYGYRASKAALNMLMRTVAIEYPRKGAKAIVITLHPGTTDTRLSKPFQRNVPPEKLFSIEKTVSQLWTVLENLKQTDTGEFFSWDGTRLPW
- a CDS encoding CPP1-like family protein; this translates as MSELSCYEQLGVSENASFEEIQEARTRMSALHSGDRKQVDLIEAAYDEILMQRLRQRQEGKIKVPERIRFAEREVRTMPTAPPTPTKEAPAWLQGFLDTPSRSDIVWPAGGFFALSLLSLLQPASAPLALALGVGVGLYFLNRKEKKFGRALAITVVALLGGLLIGAPLATWLTSVGVLFPADGLAASFTFFVLWLVSSFLR
- a CDS encoding ATP-dependent Clp protease ATP-binding subunit; translation: MFERFTEKAIKVIMLAQEEARRLGHNFVGTEQILLGLIGEGTGVAAKVLKSMGVNLKDARIEVEKIIGRGSGFVAVEIPFTPRAKRVLELSLEEARQLGHNYIGTEHLLLGLIREGEGVAARVLENLGVDLSKVRTQVIRMLGETAEVTSGASNARTKTPTLDEFGANLTQMAAEGKLDPVVGRQKEIERVIQILGRRTKNNPVLIGEPGVGKTAIAEGLAQRIANNDVPDILEDKRVVTLDIGLLVAGTKYRGEFEERLKKIMDEIRSARNVILVIDEVHTLIGAGAAEGAIDAANILKPALARGELQCIGATTLDEYRKHIERDAALERRFQPVMVGEPTVDETIEILFGLRDRYEQHHKLKISDEALEAAAKLSDRYISDRFLPDKAIDLVDEAGSRVRLINSQLPPAAKELDKELRQVLKEKDDAVRSQDFDRAGELRDREMEIKAEIRSIASNKKTGVTDSELSPVVTEEDIAQIVASWTGVPVNKLTESESEKLMHMEDTLHQRLIGQEEAVKAVSRAIRRARVGLKNPNRPIASFIFSGPTGVGKTELTKALASYFFGSEEAMIRLDMSEYMERHTVSKLIGSPPGYVGYNEGGQLTEAVRRRPYTVVLFDEIEKAHPDVFNMLLQILEDGRLTDAKGRTVDFKNTLLIMTSNIGSKVIEKGGGGLGFEFSENQADAQYNRIRSLVNEELKNYFRPEFLNRLDEIIVFRQLVKDEVKLISEIMLKEVFSRLTEKGITLQVTDRFKERLIEEGYNPAYGARPLRRAIMRLLEDVLAEEILSGRVKDGETAIVDIGEEGQVIVRPGEQRELLPQTAE